In Vibrio japonicus, the following are encoded in one genomic region:
- a CDS encoding LysR family transcriptional regulator has protein sequence MRADDLILFSQVVETGSFSKVAEINNLTNSVVSKRIARLEEELAVQLLYRTTRKLTLTEAGKALAHSAKNVKQATVEAMNTISGFGENVSGHIKMSVPCISGDLILADAVAEFCNMHPGLTVDMELDNRFVDLVEGGYDLVIRTGYLEDSSLIARHILDSQWVVCASPAYVARNGKPAKPEDLVSHNCLQYAYQTTGASEWEFKSKNGNYIVSVSGAFFTNNATALRKATLGGHGIAYVPRCLVYHDLRNGQLVDLFPEQVGKKLGVYAVYPFTRQPPNKVRLLIEHIRERYLTISHYF, from the coding sequence ATGCGAGCAGACGATTTAATCCTGTTTTCTCAGGTAGTAGAAACGGGTAGCTTTAGTAAAGTGGCAGAGATAAATAATCTTACAAACTCGGTAGTTAGCAAAAGAATTGCCCGTTTGGAAGAGGAATTAGCGGTTCAATTGCTATATCGAACTACGCGTAAATTGACGTTAACGGAAGCAGGTAAAGCCCTTGCCCATAGCGCAAAAAATGTGAAGCAAGCCACTGTCGAAGCTATGAACACGATATCTGGCTTTGGTGAGAATGTAAGTGGCCACATTAAAATGTCCGTTCCGTGTATCTCAGGCGATTTAATCTTAGCCGATGCGGTAGCCGAATTTTGTAACATGCATCCGGGCCTAACCGTGGATATGGAACTGGATAACCGCTTTGTCGACCTTGTCGAAGGTGGTTATGATTTGGTGATAAGAACCGGATATTTAGAAGATTCTAGTTTGATTGCAAGGCACATTCTCGACTCGCAATGGGTGGTATGCGCATCGCCTGCTTATGTCGCCAGAAACGGTAAACCAGCCAAACCAGAAGATTTAGTAAGCCACAACTGCCTGCAGTACGCATACCAAACCACGGGTGCAAGTGAGTGGGAGTTTAAATCCAAAAATGGCAACTACATTGTGAGTGTATCTGGCGCGTTCTTTACTAATAACGCCACGGCGCTGCGCAAAGCCACGCTAGGCGGCCACGGTATTGCTTATGTACCAAGGTGCTTGGTGTACCACGATTTACGCAACGGCCAGTTGGTGGATTTGTTTCCGGAACAGGTAGGGAAAAAGCTAGGCGTTTATGCGGTTTATCCTTTTACTCGTCAGCCGCCAAATAAGGTGAGACTACTGATCGAACATATCAGAGAAAGATACCTTACGATTTCACATTATTTCTAA
- a CDS encoding L-lactate permease encodes MSETLLALVAFSPIVVAAILLVGLNWPAKRAMPVAFGLTVVIALFFWDMTTTRVLASVFQGLGITVSVLWIVFGAIFLLNTLKHTGAISTIRNGFTDISPDRRIQAIIIAWCFGSFIEGASGFGTPAAIAAPLLVAIGFPALAAVLMGMMIQSTPVSFGAVGTPIIVGVSKGLDTHNITESLIANGSSWEAYIQQITSSVALIHATVGTLMPVLMAMMLTRFFGKNKSWTEGLDILPFAIFAGLSFTIPYALTGVFLGAEFPSLIGGLFGLAIVVTAAKKGFLVPKSQWDFEDEKKWPSEWLGTLKVAEEESVTHAKPMGMVKAWLPYVLLAVVLVASRVNADFKAFLTGISLSFNSILGETGISAAIQPLYLPGGILVFVALLAVLIQSRSATPLVKAFGESSKTLVGAGFVLVFTIPMVRIFINSGINEADLASMPVTTANFAAGLVGEAFPALSATIGALGAFIAGSNTVSNMMFSQFQFEVAQTLTISSATVVALQAVGAAAGNMIAIHNVVAASATVGLLGREGATLRKTIIPTFYYLVVTGIIGLIAIYGVQITDALMK; translated from the coding sequence ATGAGCGAGACTCTACTTGCCTTAGTGGCTTTTTCACCTATTGTGGTGGCGGCCATACTACTAGTCGGCCTTAACTGGCCAGCAAAACGTGCGATGCCTGTCGCGTTCGGTTTAACCGTTGTGATTGCCCTGTTCTTCTGGGACATGACAACAACCCGTGTGCTGGCATCTGTATTTCAGGGATTAGGGATTACTGTCTCTGTACTTTGGATTGTATTCGGTGCGATCTTCCTGCTGAATACCCTAAAACACACAGGTGCGATCAGCACTATCCGTAACGGCTTCACTGACATTTCGCCAGACCGCCGTATTCAAGCCATCATCATTGCATGGTGTTTTGGTTCTTTCATTGAAGGTGCATCCGGTTTCGGTACACCTGCAGCTATCGCGGCTCCGCTTCTTGTGGCTATCGGTTTCCCTGCGCTTGCAGCGGTACTAATGGGTATGATGATCCAATCGACGCCAGTATCATTCGGTGCGGTAGGTACACCTATTATCGTAGGGGTAAGTAAAGGTCTTGATACGCACAACATCACGGAATCTCTGATCGCTAACGGCTCTAGCTGGGAAGCGTACATTCAGCAGATCACATCTAGCGTTGCGCTTATCCACGCAACCGTTGGTACGCTAATGCCAGTATTGATGGCAATGATGCTAACGCGCTTCTTCGGTAAGAACAAAAGCTGGACAGAAGGCCTAGACATTCTACCATTCGCCATTTTTGCAGGTCTGTCGTTCACTATCCCTTACGCACTAACAGGTGTATTCCTTGGCGCTGAGTTCCCGTCTCTAATCGGTGGTCTATTTGGTCTGGCTATCGTGGTAACGGCAGCGAAGAAAGGCTTCCTAGTGCCTAAATCACAGTGGGATTTTGAAGACGAGAAGAAATGGCCTTCGGAATGGCTTGGCACGCTAAAAGTGGCAGAAGAAGAGTCTGTAACGCATGCGAAACCAATGGGCATGGTAAAAGCATGGCTACCATACGTACTACTAGCAGTAGTTCTTGTAGCAAGCCGCGTAAATGCCGATTTCAAAGCATTCCTAACTGGCATAAGCCTTTCATTCAACAGCATCCTTGGTGAAACTGGCATCAGTGCAGCGATTCAGCCACTTTACCTCCCAGGCGGCATCCTAGTGTTCGTTGCTCTGCTAGCAGTACTGATTCAATCTCGCAGCGCGACACCACTGGTGAAAGCGTTCGGCGAATCAAGCAAAACACTAGTGGGTGCAGGTTTCGTACTGGTGTTCACTATCCCAATGGTGCGTATCTTCATCAACTCTGGCATTAACGAAGCGGATCTGGCGAGTATGCCTGTGACCACGGCAAACTTTGCAGCGGGTCTAGTAGGCGAAGCCTTCCCTGCTCTAAGTGCAACCATCGGTGCGCTGGGTGCATTCATCGCGGGCTCTAACACTGTATCAAACATGATGTTCAGCCAGTTCCAGTTTGAAGTAGCACAAACACTGACTATCTCAAGCGCGACAGTAGTGGCTCTACAAGCGGTCGGTGCGGCAGCAGGTAACATGATTGCGATTCACAACGTAGTGGCAGCCTCTGCGACAGTAGGTCTACTTGGCCGTGAAGGTGCAACACTGCGTAAAACGATTATCCCTACGTTCTACTACCTAGTTGTGACTGGCATCATCGGTTTAATCGCTATCTACGGCGTGCAAATCACCGATGCACTGATGAAATAA
- the lldD gene encoding FMN-dependent L-lactate dehydrogenase LldD, whose product MIISASTDYRKAAKAKLPPFLFHYIDGGSYGEHTLRRNTEDLAEIALKQRVLKNMSDLSLDTEIFGEKFALPIALSPVGLTGMYARRGEVQAAKAAEKKGIPFTMSTVSVCPIEEVTPAIQRPMWFQLYVLKDRGFMRNVLERAKAAGVTTLVFTVDMPVPGARYRDMHSGMSGPNAAARRVFQAMRHPQWAFDVGLFGKPHDLGNISTYRGEPTKLEDYIGWLGENFDPSISWKDLEWIRDFWDGPMIIKGILDVEDAKDAVKFGADGIVVSNHGGRQLDGVMSSAKALPSIADAVKGDLKIFVDSGIRTGLDVVRMLAMGADCAMLGRSYIYALAAQGQMGVENLLDLYEKEMRVAMTLTGAKSIQDLNRDSLVNI is encoded by the coding sequence ATGATTATCTCTGCTTCAACAGACTACCGCAAAGCTGCTAAAGCTAAGCTGCCTCCTTTCCTGTTTCACTACATCGATGGTGGCTCATACGGAGAGCACACTCTTAGACGTAACACGGAAGATTTGGCAGAGATCGCGCTAAAGCAGCGCGTACTTAAGAACATGTCAGATCTGAGCCTAGATACTGAAATCTTCGGCGAAAAATTTGCGCTACCGATTGCCCTATCTCCAGTAGGTCTAACCGGTATGTACGCACGCCGTGGTGAAGTTCAGGCAGCAAAAGCAGCAGAAAAGAAAGGCATTCCGTTCACCATGTCTACCGTTTCTGTATGTCCGATTGAAGAAGTAACACCAGCGATTCAACGCCCAATGTGGTTCCAGCTTTACGTACTGAAAGACCGTGGCTTTATGCGTAACGTTCTTGAGCGTGCAAAAGCGGCAGGCGTAACAACACTGGTATTCACAGTAGATATGCCTGTACCGGGCGCACGTTACCGTGACATGCACTCTGGTATGAGCGGCCCTAACGCTGCAGCGCGCCGTGTATTCCAAGCGATGCGTCACCCACAATGGGCATTCGATGTAGGTCTGTTCGGTAAGCCACACGATCTAGGTAACATCTCAACTTACCGTGGTGAACCAACTAAACTGGAAGATTACATCGGTTGGTTGGGCGAAAACTTCGACCCATCAATCTCTTGGAAAGATCTAGAGTGGATCCGTGATTTCTGGGATGGCCCAATGATCATCAAAGGTATTCTGGATGTTGAAGACGCGAAAGACGCAGTGAAATTCGGCGCAGACGGTATCGTAGTCTCTAACCACGGTGGTCGTCAGCTAGATGGCGTAATGTCTTCTGCTAAAGCGCTACCAAGCATCGCAGACGCAGTGAAAGGCGATCTGAAGATCTTCGTAGACTCAGGTATCCGCACAGGTCTAGACGTGGTTCGTATGCTAGCAATGGGCGCAGACTGTGCAATGCTAGGTCGTTCTTACATCTACGCACTAGCGGCACAAGGTCAAATGGGTGTTGAAAACCTACTAGACCTTTACGAGAAAGAAATGCGCGTAGCAATGACGCTAACGGGCGCGAAGAGCATTCAAGACCTGAACCGCGATTCACTAGTAAACATCTAA
- a CDS encoding FAD-binding and (Fe-S)-binding domain-containing protein has translation MAKSLTAAAYEQLEELLALHIDPERIITQEAKRLAYGTDASFYRLVPKIVLRLKNLDEVIYAIQSCREMGIHFTFRAAGTSLSGQAVSDSVLITLTDDWRGHEIIDNGDKIILQPGVIGADANKYLAPFKRKIGPDPASINTCKIGGIAANNASGMCCGTAQNSYRTVDSVKVVFSDGTLLDTASKDSITAFKATRPDIMEGLQALVADTQANHELSERIRHKYRLKNTTGYALNALVDFSDPIEVLEHLLIGSEGTLGFIAEITYNTVIEHAHKASALLVFADIEEASKAVTTLSKTPVAAVELMDGRALRSVADKPGMPAFIPELDLEAAALLVESHASSQEELDSQCEAILDSLTDYTIIESVPFTSDAKTVATLWGIRKGMFPAVGAVREVGTTVIIEDVAFPVENLANGVRDLQELFDKYHYSEAIIFGHALEGNLHFVFTQGFESQSEIDRYGKFMDDVADLVAVKYQGSLKAEHGTGRNMAPYVELEWGKDGYALMQRIKKLFDPEGLLNPGVIINDSPSSHIENLKPMPAADDIVDRCIECGFCEPVCPSRTLTLSPRQRIVLYRELQRRRAAGEKVEASELEQVFEYQGLDTCAATGLCADRCPVGINTGDLVKKLRTAKYQKFTPIAKWTANHFATTTSLTRASLKANQIAVKVIGESGMSKLVNGMRKLSHNKTPVWMPETPQSNTHKLKDALELLVRSDKKVVYVPSCASRTMGQQSDAPDQRSLTEVTLSLIKKAGFEIIIPEGINDQCCGMPYDSKGMTDIAQAKVEQLQQALWKASLEGEYPILMDTSPCAKRSIDSFTKPLEVLEPTGFVSKYLLPHLDITQKQETVMLHVTCSSRKMGLESEMLTLAKACASDVILPEHIACCGWAGDKGFTTPELNAAAVHPLKEQVPANCTRGFSNSRTCEIGLSHHSGIPYQSILYLVDEVSTAL, from the coding sequence ATGGCGAAATCACTGACAGCAGCTGCCTACGAACAACTGGAAGAATTACTCGCTCTGCACATTGATCCGGAGCGGATCATCACCCAAGAAGCAAAACGTCTAGCTTACGGCACCGATGCGAGTTTTTATCGCTTGGTGCCGAAAATCGTTTTAAGGCTGAAGAATTTAGATGAAGTCATCTACGCGATTCAAAGCTGCCGCGAAATGGGCATTCACTTCACGTTTCGTGCCGCTGGCACCAGCCTTTCGGGCCAAGCCGTCTCTGACTCTGTACTCATTACCCTCACGGATGACTGGCGCGGCCATGAAATCATCGACAACGGCGACAAAATCATTCTGCAACCGGGCGTAATTGGTGCCGACGCCAACAAATACCTTGCGCCTTTCAAACGTAAAATCGGCCCAGATCCAGCGTCCATCAACACCTGTAAGATTGGCGGTATCGCGGCAAACAACGCCAGCGGCATGTGCTGCGGCACCGCGCAAAACTCTTACCGCACTGTCGATAGCGTCAAGGTGGTCTTTAGTGATGGCACCTTGCTCGATACCGCCAGCAAAGACAGCATCACCGCCTTTAAAGCCACGCGCCCAGACATCATGGAAGGGTTGCAGGCACTGGTGGCAGACACGCAAGCCAACCACGAACTCAGCGAACGCATTCGTCACAAATACCGCCTGAAAAACACCACAGGTTATGCGTTAAACGCGCTGGTGGATTTCAGCGACCCAATCGAAGTGTTGGAACACCTACTGATTGGTTCCGAAGGTACGCTCGGCTTTATTGCCGAAATCACCTACAACACTGTGATTGAGCATGCACACAAAGCCTCTGCCCTACTGGTGTTTGCAGATATCGAAGAAGCCAGTAAAGCGGTGACCACGCTGTCGAAAACGCCAGTCGCCGCTGTAGAGCTCATGGACGGGCGCGCGCTTCGCTCTGTGGCCGATAAACCGGGTATGCCGGCGTTTATTCCAGAGCTTGACCTCGAAGCTGCTGCACTGTTAGTTGAGTCCCACGCCAGCTCACAAGAAGAGTTAGACAGCCAATGTGAAGCGATTCTTGACTCGTTAACGGACTACACGATCATTGAATCTGTGCCTTTCACATCAGACGCCAAAACCGTCGCGACGTTATGGGGGATCCGTAAAGGCATGTTCCCAGCCGTGGGCGCGGTACGCGAAGTGGGCACCACCGTTATTATCGAAGACGTTGCCTTCCCTGTTGAGAATCTCGCTAACGGTGTACGCGATCTCCAAGAGCTGTTTGACAAATACCACTACAGCGAAGCGATCATTTTCGGTCACGCATTAGAAGGCAACCTGCACTTTGTCTTCACCCAAGGGTTTGAATCGCAAAGCGAGATCGATCGCTACGGTAAATTCATGGATGACGTGGCGGACTTAGTCGCCGTAAAGTACCAAGGCTCATTGAAAGCCGAGCATGGTACAGGCCGTAACATGGCACCGTACGTTGAGCTGGAATGGGGCAAAGATGGCTACGCTCTGATGCAGCGCATCAAAAAACTGTTTGACCCAGAGGGCTTGCTAAACCCGGGCGTCATCATCAACGACAGTCCTAGTTCACACATCGAAAACCTCAAACCGATGCCAGCCGCAGACGATATTGTTGACCGCTGTATCGAGTGTGGCTTCTGTGAGCCAGTGTGCCCCTCCCGCACCCTGACACTCTCTCCACGTCAACGTATTGTGCTGTATCGTGAGCTACAAAGACGCCGCGCGGCGGGTGAGAAAGTCGAAGCTTCTGAACTTGAGCAAGTGTTTGAGTATCAGGGTTTGGATACGTGTGCCGCGACAGGTTTATGTGCCGACCGCTGCCCTGTTGGCATCAACACTGGCGATTTAGTGAAAAAGCTGCGCACCGCGAAATACCAAAAATTCACTCCGATTGCGAAATGGACAGCGAACCACTTTGCGACCACGACTTCCCTAACCCGCGCCTCGCTAAAAGCGAATCAAATCGCGGTAAAAGTCATTGGCGAAAGCGGAATGTCTAAGTTGGTTAATGGCATGCGTAAGCTCAGTCATAATAAGACGCCCGTTTGGATGCCAGAAACACCACAGTCCAATACGCATAAACTGAAAGATGCTCTTGAGCTACTTGTCCGTTCAGACAAGAAAGTAGTTTATGTGCCATCGTGTGCCTCTCGTACCATGGGACAGCAGTCCGATGCACCCGATCAACGCAGCCTGACAGAGGTGACACTGTCACTTATCAAGAAAGCCGGTTTTGAGATCATCATCCCTGAAGGGATTAATGATCAGTGCTGTGGCATGCCTTACGACAGTAAAGGGATGACCGATATCGCGCAGGCAAAAGTGGAACAGCTACAGCAGGCGCTTTGGAAAGCAAGCCTAGAAGGTGAATACCCAATCCTTATGGATACCAGTCCTTGCGCCAAACGTAGCATTGATAGCTTTACCAAGCCGCTTGAAGTGCTAGAGCCAACTGGTTTTGTCTCTAAGTACTTGTTGCCGCATTTGGACATCACTCAAAAGCAGGAGACCGTGATGCTACACGTGACCTGTAGTTCGAGAAAGATGGGGCTAGAAAGCGAGATGCTGACCTTGGCCAAAGCATGCGCAAGTGATGTAATTTTGCCTGAACACATTGCATGTTGTGGCTGGGCGGGTGACAAAGGCTTTACCACGCCAGAACTGAACGCGGCGGCGGTGCATCCACTCAAAGAGCAAGTGCCAGCAAACTGTACACGTGGCTTCAGTAACAGCCGAACTTGTGAGATTGGCCTATCTCACCACAGCGGGATTCCATACCAGTCTATCTTGTACTTGGTTGATGAAGTCAGTACTGCGCTGTAG
- a CDS encoding long-chain-fatty-acid--CoA ligase, with the protein MMNLAAALQRNASSKPNQIALVCGDVELTYAQFDEIAGKIANSMIGKGVQPGDRVAISCPNLPFFPLVYFAIQKAGAVAVPLNVLLKSREIKYHLEDSKAKFYFCFEGSAELPMAKEGQTAFNSVACCEQMIVMTQDQTQQSYNGLPTLSALIQDVEPLADYVMREADDTCVILYTSGTTGLPKGAELTQNNIVMNAMVGQSIMGCQGSEVHLVTLPLFHTFGQTVHLNAAVLSGSKLVLVPRFEPNHVLELIEKHKVNIFAGVPTMYIGLIHAKQEADVSSLRIAISGGASLPKEVISVFESRFDVPILEGYGLSETSPIACFNHLDGDRIPGSVGQPVQGVEVKVVDVGGNPLPAGEEGEIIVRGHNVMKGYLDRPEATEAALRNGWFYTGDIGRFDESGNMFIVDRVKDMIIRGGFNVYPREIEEVFMTHPAVAMVAVLGIPNEEYGEEIKAYVVLKEGQYIEADELKTWGREQFASYKYPRFVEIREQLPMSATGKILKRELKAEVEQVTA; encoded by the coding sequence ATGATGAATCTTGCTGCTGCTCTGCAACGAAATGCTTCTAGTAAACCAAACCAGATTGCTTTGGTTTGTGGTGATGTAGAACTAACTTATGCTCAGTTTGATGAGATTGCTGGAAAAATCGCGAACTCCATGATAGGCAAAGGCGTACAGCCTGGCGACCGAGTTGCAATCAGTTGCCCTAACTTGCCATTTTTCCCATTGGTTTACTTTGCGATTCAGAAAGCAGGTGCAGTTGCCGTGCCGCTCAATGTGCTATTGAAATCTCGCGAGATTAAGTACCACTTAGAAGATTCAAAAGCGAAATTCTATTTCTGTTTCGAAGGCTCGGCTGAGCTGCCTATGGCTAAGGAAGGGCAAACAGCATTCAACTCGGTTGCCTGTTGTGAGCAGATGATTGTTATGACGCAAGACCAAACGCAGCAGTCATACAACGGATTACCAACGCTGAGTGCACTTATTCAAGATGTGGAACCACTTGCTGATTATGTGATGCGAGAAGCGGATGACACTTGCGTTATTTTGTATACGTCGGGCACGACGGGCTTGCCAAAGGGCGCAGAGCTGACGCAGAACAACATCGTAATGAATGCGATGGTGGGACAAAGCATTATGGGATGTCAGGGAAGCGAAGTTCACTTGGTTACTCTGCCGCTATTCCACACATTCGGTCAAACAGTACACTTGAATGCAGCCGTTCTGAGTGGCTCTAAATTGGTGTTGGTACCACGCTTTGAGCCTAACCATGTGCTTGAGCTCATCGAAAAGCACAAGGTCAACATTTTTGCTGGTGTACCAACGATGTATATTGGTCTGATTCATGCCAAGCAAGAGGCTGACGTGTCATCCCTTCGTATCGCAATCAGTGGTGGCGCATCATTACCGAAAGAAGTGATCAGTGTATTTGAATCTCGCTTTGACGTTCCAATTTTGGAAGGTTATGGATTATCCGAAACTAGCCCTATTGCGTGTTTTAACCATCTTGACGGTGATCGCATTCCAGGTTCAGTAGGCCAGCCTGTTCAAGGCGTAGAGGTCAAAGTTGTCGATGTAGGGGGTAATCCGCTACCTGCTGGGGAAGAAGGCGAGATCATTGTTCGTGGTCACAATGTCATGAAAGGCTACTTGGACAGACCGGAAGCAACAGAAGCTGCGTTGAGAAACGGTTGGTTCTACACGGGTGATATTGGCCGTTTTGATGAGTCGGGCAACATGTTTATCGTAGATCGAGTCAAAGACATGATCATCCGTGGTGGCTTTAACGTGTATCCGCGTGAAATTGAAGAAGTGTTTATGACGCACCCTGCGGTCGCCATGGTAGCTGTACTTGGGATTCCAAACGAAGAGTATGGCGAAGAGATCAAAGCCTATGTTGTGCTGAAAGAAGGACAATATATTGAAGCGGACGAGTTAAAAACTTGGGGTAGAGAGCAATTTGCATCTTATAAATACCCGCGCTTTGTGGAAATCCGTGAGCAACTGCCAATGAGTGCGACAGGCAAAATCTTAAAGCGTGAGTTGAAGGCGGAAGTCGAACAAGTCACCGCTTAA
- a CDS encoding HAD-IIB family hydrolase, with translation MPKPLSELPLACASRIEWLLTDVDDTLTWQGKLPPDTLTALQHLEDVGVKVVAVTGACAGWCDQIARLWPLHGVIGENGAFWMRKDDNAFHINYLRNRVEMQKDQKALYQAISEILSDYPEIQFAQDQAFRFSDVAVDLGQDVTAVSTQLKSEIAHRVRNIKVNGSYVNATLSSIHLNAWVGDYSKRATGEAYVRSHNQGELPELSKLAYVGDSLNDEGMFAWLSTTIGVANITPVLNQLDAQPAYLTERRGGFGFAQLAKVIVKAKS, from the coding sequence ATGCCTAAACCATTAAGCGAGCTACCATTGGCATGCGCAAGTCGTATCGAGTGGTTGTTGACGGATGTGGATGATACGCTCACATGGCAAGGGAAATTGCCGCCAGATACCCTAACAGCGCTACAACATTTGGAAGATGTGGGTGTGAAAGTGGTGGCGGTGACAGGTGCTTGCGCAGGTTGGTGCGATCAAATCGCAAGGCTTTGGCCGCTTCATGGTGTGATTGGTGAAAACGGTGCCTTTTGGATGCGTAAAGATGACAACGCATTTCATATAAACTACCTAAGAAATCGCGTCGAAATGCAAAAGGACCAAAAGGCCTTATACCAAGCGATATCTGAAATCTTATCGGATTATCCAGAGATACAGTTTGCACAAGACCAAGCATTTCGTTTTAGCGACGTCGCGGTTGATCTTGGGCAGGATGTTACCGCGGTTTCCACTCAACTAAAAAGCGAGATTGCGCATCGCGTACGAAATATAAAAGTGAATGGGTCTTATGTTAACGCAACCCTAAGCTCTATTCATTTGAATGCATGGGTAGGAGATTACAGTAAGCGCGCGACAGGAGAAGCGTACGTTCGCAGCCATAATCAAGGGGAGCTGCCTGAGTTGTCTAAGCTTGCTTATGTCGGTGATTCACTCAACGATGAAGGGATGTTTGCTTGGTTGTCGACGACAATTGGCGTGGCGAACATAACGCCTGTGTTGAACCAACTCGATGCTCAACCTGCGTATTTAACGGAGCGAAGAGGTGGGTTTGGTTTTGCACAACTGGCGAAAGTTATCGTGAAAGCAAAATCATAG
- a CDS encoding sn-glycerol-3-phosphate import ATP-binding protein UgpC: protein MSTLTLSNIAKCYPNGYQAIQKLNLDINDGELVVLVGPSGCGKSTLLRMIAGLEEISSGELKIDSTTVNDLEPGERDIAMVFQNYALYPHMTVYNNMAYGLRNRKTPKKEIERLVNEAAKMLELDHLLDRKPKQLSGGQRQRVAMGRAIVRQPKVFLFDEPLSNLDAKLRVQMRLEIKKLQRRLGTTSVYVTHDQVEAMTLADKLVVLNQGNVEQVGTPLDLYDFPASMFVATFIGSPSMNILEGEVTARGLKLGDALYPLPTDSLNLGEIQIGLRPEHLTIVQDNPWFEVNVELIEALGADLLLYCAMQGDDAQKLVVRVDGHSKIDIGDRLGVGIKPQHIHLFDSQTQKRVEWSTADLQEVCNA, encoded by the coding sequence ATGTCAACACTTACACTTTCAAACATCGCCAAATGTTACCCGAACGGCTATCAGGCGATTCAAAAACTCAACTTAGATATCAATGATGGCGAGCTGGTGGTCTTAGTTGGCCCAAGTGGATGCGGTAAATCTACGTTACTCAGAATGATCGCCGGCCTTGAAGAGATCAGCTCTGGCGAACTGAAGATAGATTCAACAACAGTGAATGATCTCGAACCTGGTGAGCGTGACATTGCGATGGTGTTTCAGAACTACGCGCTTTATCCTCACATGACCGTGTACAACAACATGGCTTATGGGCTGCGCAACCGAAAAACACCCAAGAAAGAGATAGAACGCTTGGTTAACGAAGCGGCAAAAATGCTTGAACTGGATCATTTGTTGGATCGAAAACCTAAGCAGCTCTCAGGCGGACAACGTCAACGTGTCGCTATGGGCCGCGCTATCGTACGCCAGCCCAAAGTGTTTTTGTTTGATGAGCCACTCTCGAATCTTGATGCCAAACTCCGTGTGCAAATGCGATTAGAGATCAAAAAATTGCAGCGCAGATTAGGGACAACGTCCGTTTATGTCACCCACGACCAAGTTGAAGCCATGACGCTTGCAGATAAGTTGGTGGTGTTAAACCAAGGTAATGTAGAGCAGGTGGGTACACCACTCGATTTATATGATTTTCCGGCATCCATGTTTGTCGCGACCTTCATCGGCTCACCTTCGATGAACATCCTTGAAGGTGAGGTAACGGCAAGGGGGCTAAAACTCGGTGATGCGTTGTACCCTCTACCTACGGATTCCTTAAATTTAGGGGAAATTCAGATTGGCTTACGTCCAGAACACCTCACTATTGTTCAAGATAATCCTTGGTTCGAGGTTAATGTAGAGCTAATTGAAGCGTTGGGCGCAGACTTGTTGCTTTACTGTGCAATGCAAGGGGACGACGCACAAAAGCTGGTGGTGCGAGTGGATGGGCACAGCAAAATTGACATTGGTGATCGTCTGGGCGTTGGTATTAAACCGCAGCACATCCACTTGTTCGATAGCCAAACACAGAAACGAGTGGAATGGAGCACTGCCGATCTCCAAGAGGTGTGTAATGCCTAA